The window CCGTGACCTCCTGCCGTTCCGGCGGCTCGCGCAGCGACACACCCGACCGCCGCCCCCGCTTCGTCAACATGCAAACGGTCCAGGCAGCCGAGAACCCGGGCCCATCGAGCCCCCAGCCCCGAAGCCCGATGGACAGACAGCCTCGCGCCGCCCGGCCCGCTCGCCCCTCCTCACGGCCATGTCGGAAAGCGCGCGTCCGCGAGCGCGATGCCCGCCACGATAGACGCCGGGCCTGACATCGCCGCGCCAGGGACCGGCGTGGCGCGCGCCCTCGGCAAAAACGAACGCGGGCGGCGATTTCTCGCCACCCGCGTCCGACAACTCACGAAACCACCTGGGTCAGCGAGCGCCGCTCAGCGCGCGGCCTCGATGAGGTAGACGAGCGTGACCTTCGCCTGCACCGTCTGCTCCTCCGGCTGGATGGACGTGGCCACCCGGGCGTCGGACGCCATCTCCGCCATCGCGAAGCGCGCCGGGTAGAGCTGCGGCGGCGCGGTCACCGTGCTCGCGTCCACCACCGCGCCCAGCTTCACGCCCAGCGACGCGGCCAGCACCTCGGCGGACTTGCGCGCCCGGGTCACCGCCTGGCGCAGCGCCTCGCCCTGCACCGTGTCCTGCCGGGCCAGCCCGAAGCGCACCTGGTCCACCCGGTTGGCGCCCGCGGCCAGCGCCTGGTCCAGCAGGCTGCCCACGCGCGACAGCTCCGTGACGTGCACGCTCACCACGTTGCTCACGCGGTAGCCACGCAGCTTCGGCTCCGTCTCGTTGGGCGCGGGCGGGGCGTAGTCCGGGTACACCGAGTAGTTGCGCGTCTGGATTTCCTTGCGGTGGATGCCCGCGCCCGTCAGCGCCGCGATGACCTTCTCCATCTTCTTCGCGTTCTGCTCACCCGCCGCCTTCGCGGTGGACGCCAGCGTCTCCACCGCCAGGTCGATGAAGGCCTCGTCGGGCTGCGCCTTCACCTCGCCGGTGCCCTCGACGCGCAGCGTGCGCACGGACGGGTCGACCGGGGGACGCGGCGGCGGCGCGGGCTGGGCCACCGCCCCCAGCGAGGTGAGCAGGGCCGCGGTGAGAAGCAGGGAACGCAGGGGTCGGGACTGGAGCATGGCGCCTCC of the Myxococcus stipitatus genome contains:
- a CDS encoding SIMPL domain-containing protein, which encodes MLQSRPLRSLLLTAALLTSLGAVAQPAPPPRPPVDPSVRTLRVEGTGEVKAQPDEAFIDLAVETLASTAKAAGEQNAKKMEKVIAALTGAGIHRKEIQTRNYSVYPDYAPPAPNETEPKLRGYRVSNVVSVHVTELSRVGSLLDQALAAGANRVDQVRFGLARQDTVQGEALRQAVTRARKSAEVLAASLGVKLGAVVDASTVTAPPQLYPARFAMAEMASDARVATSIQPEEQTVQAKVTLVYLIEAAR